From one Flavobacteriales bacterium genomic stretch:
- a CDS encoding T9SS type A sorting domain-containing protein — protein MTRRYSLRSRSFITRLAPLAMTLVLGIAWMAAPTSSALAQCTGTGMGATALAPNGSWLPATVPPGPPAWPNNYPPIGASFGAPLTSSCTICPATFTVPVCGNNYAQIYMCQGNQYTFSLCTSAPANNFSLSITTGAFAAVAPGYYGPAFDNDGCGPANGPAQLTWTPQTNGLYRVRVFQNPCVVNAALCGTLVITCSIPTPPPNDVPCNAISFAGPLPIDCVYEPGAAVWGSTETGLVPNPGCGAYFGRDVWYSAVVPASGNLRFESSLVSAGSLGMAVYNTPACNAPLANWSVVACSPGPTPLLDVSGLVVPGSTVYIRIWPNSNIGNMGTFNICAFEPTPPFNDLPCGAINLPTPAACAPQEYDTEFATNNLPPGLTAGAPTCGGAVNNDVWFTVTVPATGAFTVNTFAGTLTDMAMAWYRLSVGGDVCPPASGTLTQIACNDNQFAGNNMPRINSQTTAPAIAPPLAPGEVIYIRVWPQGANLNGTFSICATENLPPPNDEACGAIPLPTSLTCNLVLTTNEGASTNNAYAVPPCGAPVQNDVWYSVVVPTNGQVEINSQAIGLTDAALALYTSSGGCAPANLSLVPPINCQVGGSSFGAAMPQQLFAGLTPGSTVYVRVWRQTGNVGQFNICARQTAAAPIFGCDLNSSDSGGPTGNYGNNEVFEQTFCPVNAGDVVAIDFTSFSTQLNADFLTVYNGPSIASPVLGVYSGGALPPGLVSSAAGGCLTIRFTSNGTVVSTGWVISVSCGPPILPAPGPCHTTTASGTVLQVVGSNFYDSAGPAGQYANNELSTYTFCPSVPGQVITLTFTSFQTEANFDFLTVFNGPTTASPILGGPFSGAVAPGTFVSTHPGGCLTIRWTSDFSVLGNGWSAIIRCGLPQPPPPPPPPPTGICGTTVYDPGGPNANYSNAINQNPNNFGGNNCWPYTCIGGGATIPPGSPNFGGAAGVNAWWQTYCPQIPGDAVTINFLTFSLETGWDNMYLYNGPVVSPNNANGTQWLSGNGLPTCGGPAGWCNQTLGAGGFTGNANPGSFTSTHPSGCITIAMTSDDIVTNPGWSALISCQSSFNPNAACIFALRMYDIFGDGWAGSSITVTINGGTPTTYTMTTGQFEQVLISANNGDNIQITYNGWGYFPQDNYWTFDLVGQPYSMYQSAIPAVSGTINLTGVNCSNAIPPPNEDCPGATILCDNTPVVMQPTNNGSVGDLTPANSGCVGIYERPGEWYTFRAGATPSIGFSISPSIANTDVNFAIWGPFSPSQTVPDMCTLMNTAPKRCSFASAANTFTATSSYNTGMGHPVYSPPQFQPTATIGTETVAGDGWVPGITATAGDIFVLFVSNYTQNQAQLTLTWTSGTVDCWLPVEFIDFNAYAREAHVDVKWSTASELNAAWFDVQRSSDNSSFETIGRVQAQGNSLTTNEYTFVDPKPLMGQSYYRLLQVDADGTSELTHSVPVFFKPKDALLQVYPNPVRDELFISLDGAGEGTIQWRMLDASGRMAMTGTLASSGGTQQLRIGTGALESGAYMLVLQQGTEELGRKRFVKH, from the coding sequence TCGACAACGACGGTTGCGGCCCGGCCAATGGTCCTGCGCAATTGACTTGGACCCCGCAGACCAATGGCTTGTACCGGGTGCGCGTGTTCCAGAACCCTTGCGTGGTGAATGCGGCGCTGTGCGGCACCCTGGTGATCACGTGCAGCATCCCGACGCCTCCGCCGAACGATGTGCCCTGCAATGCCATCTCGTTCGCGGGCCCGCTTCCCATCGATTGCGTTTACGAGCCCGGAGCTGCTGTGTGGGGCAGCACGGAGACCGGCCTGGTACCCAATCCGGGGTGCGGCGCCTACTTCGGCCGCGACGTGTGGTACAGCGCCGTAGTGCCGGCCAGCGGCAACCTGCGGTTCGAGAGCTCATTGGTCAGCGCTGGTAGCCTGGGCATGGCCGTTTACAATACACCTGCTTGCAACGCTCCTCTGGCGAACTGGAGCGTGGTGGCCTGCAGCCCCGGCCCCACTCCGCTGCTGGATGTGAGCGGACTGGTCGTTCCCGGCAGCACGGTGTATATCCGGATCTGGCCGAACAGCAATATCGGCAACATGGGCACCTTCAACATCTGCGCGTTCGAGCCCACACCGCCCTTCAACGACCTTCCTTGCGGCGCCATCAATCTGCCCACGCCAGCGGCCTGCGCGCCACAGGAGTACGATACGGAATTCGCCACCAATAACCTGCCGCCGGGGCTCACCGCCGGCGCGCCCACCTGCGGCGGCGCCGTGAACAACGATGTCTGGTTCACGGTTACCGTGCCCGCTACCGGAGCCTTCACGGTGAACACCTTCGCAGGCACGCTCACCGATATGGCCATGGCGTGGTACCGGCTCAGCGTAGGCGGTGATGTCTGCCCTCCTGCCAGCGGCACGCTCACCCAGATCGCGTGCAACGACAATCAGTTCGCGGGGAACAACATGCCCCGGATCAACAGCCAGACCACCGCACCGGCCATCGCGCCGCCCTTGGCTCCGGGTGAGGTCATCTACATCCGCGTGTGGCCCCAAGGAGCAAACCTCAACGGCACCTTCAGCATCTGCGCCACGGAGAACCTTCCCCCGCCGAATGATGAGGCCTGCGGTGCCATCCCCCTTCCGACGAGCCTCACCTGCAACCTGGTCCTGACCACCAACGAAGGCGCATCGACCAACAACGCCTATGCGGTTCCGCCCTGCGGAGCACCCGTGCAGAATGATGTGTGGTATTCCGTGGTAGTGCCTACGAACGGCCAAGTGGAGATCAACTCGCAAGCCATTGGCCTGACCGACGCGGCGCTTGCTCTCTATACCTCTAGCGGTGGTTGCGCTCCTGCGAACCTCTCCTTGGTGCCGCCGATCAATTGCCAGGTGGGCGGCAGCTCATTCGGCGCCGCCATGCCGCAGCAGCTCTTCGCAGGCCTGACCCCGGGCAGCACCGTTTACGTGCGGGTATGGAGGCAAACGGGCAACGTGGGGCAATTCAACATCTGCGCGCGCCAGACGGCCGCCGCACCGATCTTCGGTTGCGACCTCAACAGCTCGGATAGCGGAGGGCCTACCGGCAACTACGGCAACAACGAGGTGTTCGAGCAGACCTTCTGCCCGGTGAACGCCGGTGATGTGGTGGCGATCGACTTCACCTCCTTCAGCACGCAGCTGAACGCCGACTTCCTCACCGTGTACAACGGGCCTTCGATCGCATCACCGGTGCTGGGCGTGTACTCCGGCGGCGCCTTGCCCCCGGGCCTGGTCTCTTCCGCTGCAGGGGGATGCCTTACCATCCGGTTCACCTCGAACGGCACCGTGGTGAGCACGGGCTGGGTGATCAGCGTGAGCTGCGGACCACCTATCCTGCCCGCCCCGGGGCCATGCCATACCACCACGGCTTCGGGCACGGTGCTCCAGGTCGTTGGCAGCAATTTCTATGATAGTGCAGGTCCAGCAGGTCAGTACGCGAACAATGAGCTGAGCACCTACACCTTCTGCCCCTCGGTGCCTGGTCAGGTGATCACCCTCACGTTCACCTCCTTCCAAACGGAGGCGAATTTCGATTTCCTCACGGTGTTCAACGGCCCCACAACGGCCTCGCCGATACTGGGTGGTCCATTCAGTGGCGCTGTAGCACCAGGCACTTTCGTGAGCACTCACCCTGGCGGCTGCCTTACCATACGCTGGACCTCGGACTTCAGCGTTTTGGGCAATGGCTGGTCGGCCATCATCCGTTGCGGTCTGCCACAACCGCCACCGCCGCCGCCGCCGCCGCCCACGGGCATTTGCGGCACCACCGTATATGACCCAGGAGGGCCGAATGCCAACTACTCGAACGCAATCAACCAGAACCCGAACAACTTCGGTGGGAACAACTGCTGGCCCTACACGTGCATCGGAGGTGGCGCGACCATCCCACCTGGATCCCCGAATTTCGGTGGAGCGGCGGGGGTGAACGCGTGGTGGCAGACCTACTGCCCGCAGATCCCAGGTGATGCCGTTACGATCAATTTCCTCACATTCAGCTTGGAGACTGGTTGGGACAATATGTACCTGTACAATGGGCCAGTGGTCTCCCCGAACAACGCGAATGGCACCCAGTGGTTGAGCGGTAACGGCTTGCCCACTTGCGGCGGACCGGCGGGTTGGTGCAATCAGACCTTGGGCGCTGGCGGCTTCACAGGCAATGCCAATCCGGGCTCATTCACGAGCACGCACCCGAGTGGCTGCATCACCATCGCCATGACCAGTGACGACATCGTGACCAATCCGGGCTGGTCGGCACTGATCTCCTGCCAGAGCTCCTTCAACCCGAATGCCGCCTGCATCTTCGCCTTGCGGATGTATGACATCTTCGGCGATGGCTGGGCAGGGTCGTCGATCACGGTGACCATCAACGGCGGAACACCCACTACTTACACCATGACCACCGGCCAGTTCGAGCAGGTGCTGATCAGTGCGAACAACGGAGACAACATCCAGATCACCTACAACGGCTGGGGCTACTTCCCGCAGGACAACTATTGGACGTTCGATCTGGTGGGCCAGCCCTACTCGATGTACCAGAGTGCGATCCCTGCCGTCTCGGGCACGATCAACCTCACGGGCGTGAACTGCTCCAACGCCATTCCACCGCCGAACGAGGATTGCCCGGGTGCCACCATCCTGTGCGACAACACGCCGGTGGTGATGCAGCCGACCAACAATGGCAGCGTGGGCGACCTCACCCCTGCAAACAGCGGATGCGTTGGCATCTATGAGCGTCCGGGCGAGTGGTACACCTTCCGTGCGGGCGCCACGCCAAGCATCGGCTTCAGCATCTCGCCGAGCATCGCGAACACGGATGTGAACTTCGCCATCTGGGGGCCATTCAGCCCCAGCCAGACGGTGCCGGACATGTGCACCCTGATGAACACCGCGCCCAAGCGCTGCTCTTTCGCCAGCGCGGCGAACACCTTCACCGCCACCTCCAGTTACAACACGGGCATGGGACACCCGGTGTATTCACCACCGCAGTTCCAACCCACCGCCACCATCGGGACCGAGACCGTGGCAGGCGATGGCTGGGTGCCCGGCATCACCGCAACGGCCGGCGACATCTTCGTGCTCTTCGTGAGCAACTACACGCAGAACCAGGCCCAGCTCACGCTCACCTGGACCAGTGGCACGGTCGATTGCTGGCTGCCCGTGGAATTCATTGACTTCAACGCTTATGCCCGTGAGGCGCATGTGGATGTGAAGTGGAGCACAGCGAGCGAATTGAATGCCGCCTGGTTCGATGTGCAGCGCTCCTCCGACAATTCGAGCTTCGAAACCATTGGCCGGGTGCAGGCGCAAGGCAATTCGTTGACCACCAACGAGTACACGTTCGTGGACCCGAAGCCGCTGATGGGGCAATCGTACTATCGCCTGCTGCAAGTGGACGCCGATGGCACCAGCGAGCTCACGCATTCCGTTCCCGTGTTCTTCAAGCCGAAGGATGCCCTGCTGCAGGTGTACCCCAACCCGGTGCGCGACGAGCTCTTCATATCGCTCGATGGCGCAGGTGAGGGCACGATCCAATGGCGCATGCTCGATGCCTCGGGACGCATGGCGATGACCGGCACCCTGGCATCGTCAGGCGGCACGCAGCAATTGCGGATCGGCACGGGCGCGCTGGAGAGCGGCGCCTACATGCTGGTGCTGCAACAGGGCACAGAGGAATTGGGGCGCAAGCGTTTCGTGAAGCACTGA